Proteins encoded by one window of Blautia faecicola:
- a CDS encoding FadR/GntR family transcriptional regulator, with translation MTLSQEEKGLPQKISDDIIALILEENLKPGDKLPNETILSQRLDVGRSSLREAMKLLASRNIVTVRQGSGTYIAASPGMVEDPLGFIFIDNKQKLVQDLLEVRFLLEPSIAAMAATRADEKDIKKITALCDEVETLLKNHEDHTQKDIDFHTAIALSSKNVVVPRLIPVINSSIPLFVETTGGILRMETIESHREIADAIACRDPLRAQDAMYLHLVYNRKWICSLSQKQ, from the coding sequence ATGACTTTATCACAGGAAGAAAAAGGTCTTCCGCAAAAAATATCAGATGACATCATCGCGCTTATTTTAGAGGAAAATTTGAAGCCGGGAGACAAACTCCCCAATGAAACCATTCTCTCGCAGCGCCTGGATGTGGGAAGAAGTTCTCTCCGGGAAGCCATGAAGCTTCTGGCCTCCCGAAACATTGTCACTGTCCGCCAGGGATCCGGAACCTATATCGCCGCGTCTCCTGGTATGGTAGAAGATCCTCTTGGATTTATTTTCATTGACAATAAACAGAAGCTGGTTCAGGATCTTCTGGAGGTTCGTTTTCTGCTCGAACCTTCGATTGCTGCCATGGCTGCCACACGCGCAGATGAAAAAGACATCAAAAAAATCACTGCACTCTGCGATGAAGTAGAAACGCTCTTAAAAAATCATGAAGATCACACACAAAAAGATATTGATTTTCACACAGCTATCGCTTTAAGCAGCAAAAACGTTGTTGTACCAAGGCTGATACCTGTGATCAACAGTTCCATTCCTCTGTTTGTGGAGACAACCGGGGGAATTCTTCGCATGGAAACCATAGAAAGCCACCGTGAAATTGCCGATGCGATTGCCTGCCGCGATCCGCTCCGCGCACAGGATGCCATGTATCTCCATCTTGTTTATAACCGCAAATGGATCTGCAGCCTCTCGCAGAAGCAATGA
- the ilvD gene encoding dihydroxy-acid dehydratase — MQLKSQKMRKLAPELDPLRIGTGWTKEDLGKVQVIVESTYGDSHPGSGHLNILEEEVRKGIAEEGGFGARYHCTDICDGESQGTDGINYSLASREMIANMIEIHANATPFDAGVYLSSCDKGVPGNLIGLARVDIPSVFVPGGTMNAGPEMLTLEQLGMYSAKFERGEIDEEKLDWAKCNACPSCGACSFIGTASTMQIMAEALGLALPGTALMPATSPDLLAFAREAGRQAVRLAKMEHMRPSDIVTMESFENAILVHAAISGSTNCLLHLPAIAHEFGIEITGDTFDRLHRNARYLLDVRPAGRWPAECFYYAGGVPAIMEEIKEHLHLDVMTVTGKTLGENLEELKRNGFYEKCEKWLQEFNRRYQVNLTKEDIIRPYEKAIGTDGSIAVLRGNLAPEGAVIKHTACPKEMFKAVLRARPFDSEEECLDAVLKHKVQKGDAVFIRYEGPKGSGMPEMFYTSEAISSDKELGKSIALITDGRFSGASTGPVIGHCSPEAVDGGPIALVEEGDLIEIDVMERKLNIIGVAGERKSMEEIDQILAERRKNWKPVEAKYKKGVLRLFSQYAASPMKGAYLEY; from the coding sequence ATGCAGTTAAAAAGTCAGAAAATGAGAAAACTTGCGCCGGAGCTGGATCCGCTGCGCATCGGAACCGGATGGACGAAAGAAGATCTTGGAAAGGTTCAGGTCATAGTGGAAAGCACGTATGGTGACAGTCATCCGGGCAGCGGTCACCTGAATATCCTGGAGGAAGAGGTACGGAAAGGAATTGCAGAGGAAGGCGGATTTGGTGCACGCTATCACTGCACCGATATCTGTGACGGCGAAAGCCAGGGAACAGACGGAATCAATTACAGCCTGGCCAGCCGTGAAATGATTGCAAATATGATCGAGATTCATGCAAATGCGACTCCGTTTGATGCCGGTGTCTATCTTTCCAGCTGCGACAAAGGAGTGCCGGGAAATCTGATCGGACTTGCCAGAGTCGATATTCCGTCCGTGTTTGTTCCGGGTGGAACCATGAATGCGGGTCCGGAAATGCTGACACTGGAGCAGCTCGGAATGTACAGTGCAAAGTTTGAGCGCGGCGAGATTGATGAAGAAAAACTTGACTGGGCGAAATGCAATGCCTGCCCGAGCTGCGGTGCATGTTCTTTTATCGGAACAGCTTCTACAATGCAGATCATGGCAGAGGCGCTTGGTCTTGCACTTCCGGGAACAGCACTGATGCCGGCAACCAGCCCGGATCTCCTTGCATTTGCAAGAGAGGCTGGAAGACAGGCGGTAAGACTGGCAAAGATGGAACATATGCGTCCTTCAGATATTGTGACGATGGAAAGCTTTGAAAATGCAATTCTCGTACATGCGGCAATTTCAGGAAGCACCAACTGCCTGCTTCATCTTCCGGCAATTGCACATGAATTTGGTATTGAGATTACCGGAGATACCTTTGACAGACTGCACAGAAATGCCAGATATCTTCTGGATGTACGTCCTGCAGGACGCTGGCCGGCAGAGTGCTTCTATTATGCAGGCGGTGTACCGGCTATCATGGAAGAAATCAAGGAACACCTCCATCTGGATGTAATGACTGTTACAGGAAAGACATTAGGAGAAAATCTGGAAGAGCTGAAGCGGAACGGATTCTATGAGAAATGTGAAAAATGGCTTCAGGAATTCAACAGACGGTATCAGGTAAACCTCACAAAAGAAGATATTATCCGTCCGTATGAGAAGGCGATCGGAACCGATGGAAGTATTGCCGTTCTCCGTGGAAATCTTGCACCGGAAGGAGCCGTGATCAAGCATACGGCATGTCCGAAAGAGATGTTTAAAGCTGTGCTCCGTGCCAGACCGTTCGACAGCGAAGAAGAATGCCTGGATGCTGTCCTGAAGCATAAGGTTCAGAAGGGAGACGCCGTTTTCATCCGCTACGAGGGACCAAAAGGAAGCGGAATGCCGGAGATGTTCTATACATCAGAGGCAATCAGCAGTGATAAAGAGCTTGGAAAGAGTATTGCGCTGATTACAGACGGCCGTTTTTCCGGCGCATCCACAGGTCCGGTTATCGGTCATTGCAGTCCTGAGGCGGTTGACGGCGGTCCGATCGCACTTGTAGAAGAAGGTGATCTGATTGAAATTGATGTTATGGAAAGAAAACTGAATATCATCGGAGTTGCAGGAGAGCGTAAGTCGATGGAGGAAATTGACCAGATTCTTGCCGAAAGACGGAAAAACTGGAAACCGGTAGAAGCAAAATATAAAAAAGGTGTGTTGAGACTTTTCAGCCAGTATGCAGCAAGTCCGATGAAGGGAGCTTACCTGGAGTATTGA
- a CDS encoding TetR family transcriptional regulator, whose translation MCLQGYEAVSVSRIAGTLGMTKGALYRHYENEP comes from the coding sequence TTGTGTTTACAAGGATATGAAGCTGTATCTGTGAGTCGGATTGCAGGAACTCTTGGAATGACTAAGGGAGCGCTATACAGACATTATGAAAATGAGCCGTAA
- a CDS encoding acyltransferase family protein, with translation MDNTRRIYLDNIRWITVCIVVIYHVIYMYNGVQPFGVIGPFKEEQLQDAFQYLVYPWMMALLFTVSGMTVRYYLEKHNLKECIRDKTRKLLVPSTIGLFVFQWILGYYNMKISGAFESFESVPGIVRYVVMAISGIGVLWYIQVLWIFSMLLLLVRKFERDRIWKRGEKTPVWLLILLTVCVYGFAQVLNTPIVTVYRFGIYGFCFFTGYFIFSHDEVVECLSKWWAIFLIAAGATGIFYTIYYYGENYAVEPVLNNMPACIYCWVSILAILAFMKKYGNLENKVSRWMSKKSWGIYVFHYLPLACVAYYLRCFASELPAGIVYIVVGISAFAGALLLYEIISRIPIIRWCVLGLKKEGKYV, from the coding sequence ATGGATAACACAAGAAGAATATATCTGGATAATATTCGCTGGATTACGGTTTGTATTGTTGTTATTTATCATGTGATTTATATGTATAATGGTGTCCAGCCGTTTGGAGTAATCGGTCCGTTTAAAGAAGAACAGTTGCAGGATGCTTTCCAATATCTCGTATATCCATGGATGATGGCATTGTTATTTACGGTGTCAGGTATGACAGTCAGATATTACCTGGAAAAGCATAATTTAAAAGAATGCATTCGAGATAAAACACGCAAGCTGTTGGTTCCTTCCACCATTGGACTTTTTGTATTTCAATGGATACTGGGATATTATAATATGAAAATCAGCGGTGCTTTTGAAAGTTTTGAATCAGTTCCGGGAATAGTTCGGTATGTGGTCATGGCTATATCAGGAATCGGTGTTCTGTGGTATATACAAGTGTTATGGATTTTTTCGATGCTTCTGTTACTAGTGAGAAAATTTGAAAGGGATCGTATCTGGAAAAGAGGAGAAAAAACACCAGTCTGGTTGCTGATTTTGTTAACTGTCTGTGTATATGGATTCGCACAAGTTCTTAATACGCCGATTGTAACTGTGTACCGGTTTGGAATTTACGGGTTCTGTTTTTTTACAGGTTATTTCATTTTTTCGCATGATGAGGTTGTTGAGTGCTTAAGTAAATGGTGGGCGATTTTTCTGATCGCAGCCGGTGCAACAGGAATATTCTACACGATATATTATTATGGTGAAAACTATGCGGTAGAGCCTGTACTTAATAATATGCCTGCCTGTATTTATTGTTGGGTTTCAATTCTTGCAATTTTGGCATTTATGAAAAAATATGGAAACTTGGAAAACAAAGTATCAAGATGGATGTCAAAAAAATCCTGGGGAATTTATGTTTTTCATTATCTTCCATTAGCTTGTGTAGCTTATTATCTGAGGTGTTTTGCTTCAGAACTTCCGGCAGGGATTGTATATATAGTCGTGGGAATCAGTGCATTTGCAGGTGCATTGCTTTTATACGAAATCATCAGCAGGATACCGATTATCCGCTGGTGTGTATTGGGTCTGAAAAAGGAGGGAAAATATGTTTAA
- a CDS encoding helix-turn-helix domain-containing protein, whose protein sequence is MFKDNLVSARKMHGFSQDELAEKIGVSRQTLSKYETGESLPDIERGKLLAEVLDVSLDDLVNYDRENSNNLGLGVPPKGKHVFGITKVGEKGQIVIPAKARKIFDIQPGDNLIILGDESQGIAIIKEKRLVEILNGKE, encoded by the coding sequence ATGTTTAAAGATAATCTTGTATCCGCACGTAAAATGCATGGCTTTTCGCAGGATGAACTGGCTGAAAAGATTGGTGTAAGTAGACAGACACTTTCAAAATACGAAACAGGAGAATCCCTACCTGATATTGAGAGGGGCAAACTTCTGGCAGAAGTATTGGATGTAAGTCTGGATGATCTTGTAAATTATGACAGAGAAAACAGCAATAATCTTGGTCTTGGTGTTCCGCCAAAGGGAAAGCATGTTTTTGGAATCACGAAAGTGGGAGAGAAAGGTCAGATTGTGATACCGGCAAAAGCAAGAAAAATATTTGATATTCAGCCAGGTGATAATCTGATCATATTGGGCGATGAAAGTCAGGGAATTGCTATTATCAAAGAAAAAAGACTGGTGGAGATATTAAACGGAAAGGAATAA
- a CDS encoding AAA family ATPase: MLVKVSVENFKSFDKAAELTMISSNKIRTNANHRLKIKGTQLLKYAVVYGANASGKTNLALFFKFFKDSVCNGIPIEATQMFCKNRQENKERESSFEIQITVGDKFYAYGFSAVLSRRKVTGEWLYELYQNGSAKCLFEREGSKRPVLNDGITLTNTEKNKFETYADDFEGNETSLFLTEMNRGKKYGIRSKLLFFRDVYDWIQNHISIITPDTPLIDLEYYYDDNSLKLINKLIKTFDTGISQVKIEEITLDELSNAMPKPVFDKMMQHVKNRMEEQEEPSFRMTMRSKETFFNIEVEGHSEPKVTTIRLHHNKSFYEFGFDEESDGTRRLFDLMDMLLNKREDVLYVVDELERSLHPKLTERFLQLFMQLHDEQRMQLLFTTHESSIMDQAIFRRDEIWFVERNAENASSIYSLDRFKERYDKVLSKAYLEGRYGAIPVFSTFDFARATSQTDVLAQTPDDCRDNAERISVPREEE, translated from the coding sequence ATGTTAGTAAAAGTAAGTGTTGAAAATTTTAAATCTTTTGATAAAGCAGCAGAGCTGACAATGATTTCCTCAAATAAAATACGAACAAATGCAAATCACAGGTTAAAGATAAAAGGTACCCAGTTATTGAAATATGCAGTAGTTTATGGAGCAAATGCATCTGGAAAGACGAATCTGGCATTGTTCTTTAAATTTTTTAAAGACAGTGTCTGCAATGGTATTCCAATAGAAGCTACACAGATGTTTTGCAAGAATCGGCAGGAGAATAAGGAACGAGAAAGTAGTTTTGAAATTCAGATTACTGTAGGTGACAAATTTTATGCCTATGGTTTTTCTGCAGTTTTAAGCAGACGAAAAGTAACCGGAGAATGGTTATATGAATTATATCAGAATGGTTCAGCAAAATGTCTCTTTGAACGAGAAGGAAGCAAACGTCCAGTGTTAAATGATGGCATTACGCTGACAAATACAGAAAAAAATAAATTTGAAACCTATGCAGATGATTTTGAAGGAAATGAAACATCTTTGTTCCTGACGGAAATGAATCGTGGGAAAAAATATGGCATACGATCAAAATTATTGTTTTTCCGGGATGTGTATGATTGGATTCAGAATCATATTTCGATTATCACACCGGATACCCCATTGATTGATCTGGAGTACTACTATGATGACAATTCGTTGAAGCTGATTAATAAATTGATCAAAACATTTGATACGGGTATCAGTCAGGTAAAAATCGAAGAAATTACACTGGATGAGTTATCAAATGCGATGCCGAAACCAGTATTTGATAAGATGATGCAGCATGTGAAAAATAGAATGGAAGAGCAGGAAGAACCGTCATTCAGAATGACGATGAGGTCGAAGGAAACTTTCTTTAATATCGAAGTTGAAGGACATTCTGAACCGAAGGTTACAACAATCCGATTGCATCATAATAAGTCATTTTATGAATTTGGATTTGACGAAGAGTCTGATGGAACAAGAAGATTATTTGATTTGATGGATATGCTTTTGAATAAACGGGAAGATGTTCTTTATGTTGTAGATGAATTGGAGCGAAGCTTACATCCAAAACTGACAGAAAGATTTTTGCAATTATTTATGCAGTTACATGATGAGCAGCGAATGCAATTATTGTTTACCACACATGAATCATCTATTATGGATCAGGCTATTTTTAGAAGGGATGAAATCTGGTTTGTAGAACGTAACGCAGAAAATGCAAGCTCTATATATTCCCTGGATCGTTTTAAAGAGAGATATGATAAGGTGTTGAGCAAGGCATATCTGGAAGGTAGATATGGTGCTATACCGGTATTTTCAACATTCGATTTTGCGCGGGCAACGAGTCAGACGGATGTGCTGGCACAGACACCTGACGACTGCCGCGACAATGCAGAAAGAATTTCTGTACCGAGAGAGGAGGAGTAG
- a CDS encoding ion channel, whose protein sequence is MAPVRSYTNWNKRTTDEKTQAEDYKFQKENNEKRYGDRKLKFPKWINAFVINQIIQIFLGIMIALLIVFFPVKFTNSKAIQVMIVGIKISVMSIMMIKKIRTEPLASLSIISLVGFGIWLWSLTISQKTLLKMVTGTAWEFQYIFFMFICCMVAIWVWLSLWGVKKYSNKKKREKIKFVICVCLEYVIIVGVVISVYANLYVAYHNNVYFAFQMNLLEMQGENVSLHRKKIEKKIDGKTWSVKGNYDEQDKEKLCPLDIMIQDENGKIGIIEPDLNIALNEDNMGSANNEKYIYFSFVSFFSSGYGDIYPISSITRNWAVQEMIISHMIMVVLIPILLTSVQEFIQKQEPEVK, encoded by the coding sequence TTGGCTCCAGTAAGAAGTTATACGAATTGGAATAAAAGAACTACAGATGAAAAAACACAGGCAGAGGACTATAAATTTCAAAAAGAAAACAACGAAAAAAGGTACGGAGATAGAAAATTAAAGTTTCCCAAATGGATAAATGCATTTGTAATAAATCAGATTATACAGATATTTCTGGGTATAATGATAGCACTATTAATAGTGTTTTTTCCAGTGAAGTTTACTAATTCTAAAGCAATACAAGTTATGATAGTAGGTATTAAGATAAGTGTTATGTCTATAATGATGATTAAGAAAATTAGAACAGAGCCACTGGCTTCACTTTCTATTATTAGCCTTGTTGGTTTTGGAATTTGGCTTTGGTCACTTACTATTTCTCAGAAAACGTTATTGAAGATGGTGACAGGAACGGCGTGGGAATTTCAGTATATATTTTTTATGTTTATATGTTGTATGGTAGCTATATGGGTATGGCTGTCATTATGGGGAGTGAAAAAATACAGTAATAAGAAAAAAAGAGAGAAAATAAAATTTGTAATATGTGTATGTTTAGAATATGTAATTATAGTGGGGGTTGTAATTAGTGTATATGCTAATTTGTATGTGGCATATCATAATAACGTATATTTTGCGTTTCAAATGAATTTACTTGAAATGCAAGGTGAAAATGTCTCTTTACATAGAAAGAAAATAGAGAAAAAAATTGATGGAAAAACGTGGAGTGTGAAAGGGAATTATGATGAACAAGATAAAGAAAAATTGTGTCCGTTAGACATTATGATACAAGATGAAAACGGAAAAATAGGTATTATAGAACCAGATTTAAATATTGCTTTAAATGAAGATAATATGGGTAGTGCCAATAATGAAAAATATATTTATTTTAGTTTTGTGTCTTTCTTTTCGTCCGGATATGGAGATATTTATCCTATTTCATCTATTACGAGAAACTGGGCAGTGCAAGAAATGATAATATCACATATGATTATGGTGGTGTTGATTCCGATATTGCTTACAAGTGTGCAAGAATTCATACAAAAACAAGAACCAGAAGTAAAATGA
- a CDS encoding AAA family ATPase, translating to MLKKFTLKNYKNFKDEITIDFENIAGYQFNTDCFSDGIIGKMLIYGRNATGKTNLGRAILDIGSTMFGGTRYASNGILLNADSKEDAAMFQYEFRFEDTELSYKYSRLSNQELREEELSVNGKSIFKCNFGLREYNFDNLDYIDAETANIERYLQSLEVGEDDEISEPKLPFLRWLISNVALKNDSALIRLSNYVRRMMMITVGNGMQYRFGRLNQGFYESLENPEHLKDFEDFLNAMGIECKLVLKKLPDGQRELYFSHEQLVPFYENASSGTLALAELYRRLVPKVWDASLIYLDEFDAFYHYEMAENVIRFFKQKYPKCQMIMTSHNTNLMTNRIMRPDCLFILSRKGTLTALCNATERELREGHNLEKMYISGEFEKYE from the coding sequence ATGCTTAAAAAATTCACGTTAAAGAATTACAAAAATTTTAAAGATGAAATTACGATAGATTTTGAAAATATTGCAGGTTATCAGTTTAATACAGATTGTTTTTCAGATGGTATCATCGGCAAAATGTTGATCTATGGACGTAATGCGACTGGTAAGACGAACCTTGGAAGAGCAATTCTTGATATTGGTTCAACAATGTTTGGCGGAACAAGATATGCGAGTAATGGAATTTTACTCAACGCGGATTCCAAAGAAGATGCAGCAATGTTTCAATATGAATTCAGATTTGAGGATACAGAATTAAGTTACAAATATTCGAGATTATCAAATCAGGAATTACGTGAAGAAGAATTATCTGTAAATGGAAAAAGCATTTTTAAATGTAATTTTGGTTTGCGAGAATACAATTTTGATAATTTAGATTATATTGATGCAGAAACTGCCAATATAGAGCGCTATTTACAATCTCTGGAAGTTGGAGAAGATGATGAAATCAGTGAACCAAAACTTCCATTTTTGAGATGGCTGATCAGTAATGTGGCTTTGAAAAATGATTCAGCTCTTATCCGGTTATCGAATTATGTTAGAAGAATGATGATGATTACAGTAGGAAATGGGATGCAGTATCGCTTTGGAAGACTGAATCAAGGTTTTTATGAGAGTCTGGAAAATCCGGAACATCTGAAGGATTTTGAAGATTTTTTAAATGCAATGGGTATTGAATGTAAATTGGTATTAAAAAAATTACCAGACGGACAAAGAGAACTGTATTTTTCACATGAACAATTAGTTCCATTTTATGAAAATGCATCAAGTGGTACATTGGCATTAGCTGAGTTATATCGGAGACTGGTTCCGAAAGTATGGGATGCATCCTTGATTTATTTAGATGAATTTGATGCGTTTTACCATTATGAAATGGCAGAAAATGTGATTCGTTTCTTTAAACAGAAGTATCCAAAATGCCAAATGATTATGACATCGCATAATACGAACTTGATGACAAATAGAATTATGAGACCGGATTGCCTGTTTATTTTATCAAGAAAGGGAACATTAACGGCTCTTTGTAATGCAACTGAACGGGAGCTGAGAGAAGGTCACAATCTTGAAAAGATGTATATCAGTGGGGAGTTTGAAAAATATGAATAA
- a CDS encoding AbiH family protein produces MNIIVIGNGFDIAHNLPTKYTDFLEFVKVIRYILNTKNMNDIDWGKTDPQIKRIVTDDTGNIRNNLFSKEKVWKNLLDNNFWIEYFLQNDMHGKENWIDFESEISDVIQSLHRDMHGNEMEFNIYDDIPSVLSNEFLDCYVNDHNMEIYKDIKEKLYDDLNKLIKALEIYLFQYVDKIECKKISPDIEEIINASNEEKENKVLCFNYTNTIEKLYTNNCEIDIDYIHGKVNNNYEIEKNNMVLGIDEFLSLEQQNKNIEFVEFKKFYQRIYKETGCKYKTWVDRIKEEYLLYTKAKMKEVERNVTDIQSMINSIIDSTIMSKKSRKHNLYIYGHSLDITDGDILRDLILNNNVNTIIFYHNKESMGKQIANLVRVIGEDELIKRTGGNTKTIEFRLQRPMIEQE; encoded by the coding sequence ATGAATATTATTGTGATTGGAAATGGATTTGATATAGCTCATAATTTGCCTACAAAATATACAGATTTTTTAGAGTTTGTGAAAGTTATTCGATATATATTAAATACAAAAAATATGAATGATATAGACTGGGGGAAGACTGATCCCCAGATAAAAAGAATTGTAACAGATGATACAGGAAATATTAGAAATAATTTATTTTCAAAAGAGAAGGTATGGAAAAATTTACTAGATAATAATTTTTGGATTGAATATTTTTTGCAAAATGACATGCATGGAAAAGAAAATTGGATAGACTTTGAAAGTGAAATATCTGACGTTATTCAATCTTTACACCGTGATATGCATGGGAATGAAATGGAGTTTAATATATATGATGATATCCCAAGTGTTTTATCTAATGAATTTTTAGACTGCTATGTAAATGATCACAATATGGAAATTTATAAAGATATAAAAGAAAAATTATACGATGACCTAAATAAATTAATCAAAGCATTAGAAATTTATTTGTTTCAATATGTGGATAAGATAGAATGTAAAAAGATATCACCGGATATAGAAGAAATTATAAATGCGTCAAATGAGGAAAAGGAAAATAAAGTATTGTGTTTTAATTATACAAATACTATTGAAAAATTATACACAAACAATTGTGAAATAGATATAGATTACATTCATGGTAAAGTAAATAATAATTATGAAATTGAAAAAAACAATATGGTACTTGGTATCGATGAATTTCTTTCGCTTGAACAACAAAATAAAAATATCGAATTTGTAGAGTTTAAAAAATTTTATCAAAGAATATATAAGGAAACAGGGTGCAAATATAAAACTTGGGTTGACAGGATAAAAGAAGAATATTTATTGTACACAAAAGCGAAAATGAAAGAGGTGGAAAGAAACGTAACGGATATACAAAGTATGATAAATAGTATAATTGATAGTACTATAATGAGTAAAAAAAGCAGGAAACATAATTTATATATTTATGGTCATTCATTGGACATTACAGATGGAGATATTTTAAGAGATTTAATACTAAATAACAATGTTAATACAATTATTTTTTATCATAATAAAGAAAGTATGGGTAAACAGATTGCCAATTTAGTAAGGGTGATTGGAGAAGATGAATTAATAAAAAGAACCGGAGGAAACACCAAAACTATAGAATTTAGGCTACAGAGACCGATGATAGAACAAGAATAA